One stretch of Pseudomonas sp. NC02 DNA includes these proteins:
- a CDS encoding alpha/beta fold hydrolase, giving the protein MSEIQQQKVKVNGIELNVHIAGPESGPPVWLLHGFPECWHSWREQIPALVAQGYRVFVPEMRGYGQSSAPPEVADYDLLTLCADIQGAMDLFGHRRVVMIGHDWGAVVAWHLALLEPERVSQLVTMSVPFAGRSRRPVIEIMRELYADRFNYILYFQAPGVAEKELDADIERTLRLFMQDQDVFLQKKPASAKLLEGVPLPAKLPAWCSQQDLDVYVQTFANDGFRGPLNWYRNFERNWQRTEFLAGRQVLQPTLFLIGDRDPVGVFEAHTLKRMPDVVPNLQQSVLANCGHWIQNEQGPKVNELLLGFLGRT; this is encoded by the coding sequence ATGAGCGAAATCCAGCAGCAGAAGGTCAAGGTCAACGGCATTGAGTTGAACGTGCACATCGCCGGCCCCGAGAGCGGCCCGCCGGTGTGGTTGCTGCATGGGTTTCCCGAGTGCTGGCACTCCTGGCGCGAGCAGATTCCGGCGCTGGTGGCCCAGGGTTATCGGGTGTTTGTCCCGGAAATGCGCGGCTATGGACAATCCAGCGCGCCGCCGGAAGTGGCCGACTATGACCTGCTGACCCTGTGCGCCGATATCCAGGGCGCCATGGACCTGTTCGGGCATCGCCGGGTCGTCATGATTGGCCATGACTGGGGCGCCGTGGTGGCCTGGCACCTGGCGTTGCTGGAGCCAGAGCGCGTCAGCCAGTTGGTGACGATGTCGGTACCGTTCGCCGGACGCTCCCGCAGGCCGGTGATCGAGATCATGCGCGAGCTGTACGCCGATCGCTTCAATTACATCCTGTACTTCCAGGCCCCGGGCGTGGCTGAAAAGGAACTGGATGCCGATATCGAGCGGACATTACGGCTGTTCATGCAGGACCAGGACGTTTTCCTGCAGAAGAAACCCGCCAGCGCGAAGCTGCTGGAAGGTGTGCCGCTGCCGGCCAAGCTCCCGGCCTGGTGCAGCCAGCAGGACCTCGACGTGTATGTTCAGACCTTCGCCAATGACGGCTTTCGCGGCCCGTTGAACTGGTACCGCAACTTCGAGCGCAACTGGCAGCGTACCGAGTTTCTCGCCGGCAGGCAGGTGCTGCAACCGACGCTGTTCCTGATCGGCGACCGCGACCCGGTCGGCGTGTTCGAAGCCCACACCCTCAAGCGCATGCCCGACGTCGTGCCGAACCTGCAACAAAGCGTCCTGGCCAACTGCGGCCACTGGATTCAGAACGAGCAGGGGCCCAAGGTCAACGAAC